The following proteins are co-located in the Hypomesus transpacificus isolate Combined female chromosome 23, fHypTra1, whole genome shotgun sequence genome:
- the kctd12.1 gene encoding BTB/POZ domain-containing protein KCTD12.1, translating to MALVDTERGISNGAESGSPFSEIIELNVGGQVYVTRHSTLVAVPDSLLWTMFSKKTPKELARDSKGRYFLDRDGFLFRYILDYLRDLNLVLPDYFPEKSRLQREAEFFQLKDLSKRLSPKMSKEDSLSEEICQSDTEEGTLQCSVGSSSVGMETLRMMSAVSSSARSPSLESRKSGYITIGYRGSYTIGRDIQTDAKFRRVARITVCGKTSLAKEVFGDTLNESRDPDRPPERYTSRYYLKFNFLEQAFDRLNEVGFHMVACSSTGTCAYTSNDPNEDKIWTSYTEYVFCRD from the coding sequence ATGGCACTAGTGGACACGGAACGGGGAATATCAAACGGCGCCGAGAGTGGGTCCCCATTTTCTGAGATTATTGAACTCAATGTTGGCGGACAGGTGTATGTCACAAGGCACTCAACTTTAGTCGCCGTCCCAGACTCGCTTCTCTGGACAATGTTCAGCAAAAAGACCCCCAAAGAGCTCGCCAGGGACAGCAAAGGGCGTTATTTTTTGGACAGGGATGGGTTCTTGTTCCGTTACATTCTAGATTACCTACGGGATCTCAATCTGGTTCTGCCAGATTATTTCCCCGAGAAAAGCCGACTGCAAAGAGAAGCTGAGTTTTTCCAGTTGAAGGATCTTTCTAAGCGCCTAAGCCCCAAAATGAGTAAGGAGGACTCCCTCAGCGAGGAGATCTGTCAAAGTGACACGGAGGAGGGGACTCTTCAGTGCAGCGTTGGCTCATCCAGTGTTGGCATGGAGACTTTAAGGATGATGTCCGCAGTGAGTAGCAGTGCCCGCTCTCCATCTCTGGAGTCCCGAAAGTCTGGCTACATCACTATTGGATACCGAGGGTCGTACACTATCGGGAGAGATATCCAAACCGACGCCAAATTTAGGAGAGTTGCGCGCATCACCGTGTGTGGAAAGACATCCTTAGCCAAAGAAGTGTTCGGTGACACACTCAATGAGAGCAGGGACCCAGACCGACCACCAGAGAGATACACTTCACGGTACTATCTGAAGTTTAATTTTCTTGAGCAAGCTTTCGACAGGCTGAACGAGGTAGGCTTCCACATGGTGGCTTGTAGCTCCACCGGCACCTGCGCCTACACCAGCAATGACCCAAATGAGGATAAAATCTGGACCAGTTACACCGAATACGTGTTCTGTCGGGACTGA
- the acod1 gene encoding cis-aconitate decarboxylase: MNCMQRSYSTMLCKKVTESFGAAIFGLSAAHLTDRVVRRSKRMMLDTLGVGLLGTRTDVFNKALQFSQWYKSTERSSVWGRSGLALPSQYAAFVNGIAVHSMDFDDTWHPATHPSGAVLPAILALAETMPTPPSGLDLLLAFNVGIEVQGRLMRFSREASDIPSRFHPPAVVGVLGSAAAAAKLLSLSPAQCVHALAIAASYAGAPMANAATQTKPLHIGNTARRGLEAAQMARLGLEGNPAILDLESGFGVFYADYSPKELVGATVGGFRWLLEDQDVAIKRFPAHLGMHWVVDAALAALAKLNAAGGQSGRGEGLEPSKIRRVTLRVPPSRYVDRAFPTTEHQARHSFQFNACSALLDNQVTVDSFSTAQIERPLLKELLARVRVENPQDNHPSFDRMYCEVVIETEQRESYGARCNTFYGHWRKPLDQKDLESKFRANASSVLPQEGVEGVLDLIGNIESQPDCSVLGSYMQVSSSNSIVRELESIPLTKVNRHRQ, encoded by the exons ATGAACTGCATGCAAAGGAGCTACAGCACCATGCTTTGTAAG AAAGTGACAGAGAGTTTTGGAGCGGCTATCTTTGGGCTGAGCGCGGCCCATCTGACTGACAGGGTGGTTAGGAGGAGTAAGAGGATGATGCTGGACACTCTTGGGGTAGGACTGTTGGGAACAAGAACAGATGTCTTCAACAAGGCCCTCCAGTTCAGCCAG TGGTACAAGTCAACGGAGAGAAGCAGTGTCTGGGGAAGATCGGGCTTGGCTCTCCCATCACAGTATGCTGCCTTTGTCAACGGTATAGCG GTGCACTCTATGGACTTTGATGACACATGGCACCCTGCCACCCACCCCTCAGGGGCCGTGCTCCCTGCCATCCTGGCCCTAGCGGAGACCATGCCCACCCCACCCTCCGGCCTGGACCTTCTCCTGGCCTTCAATGTGGGCATTGAGGTGCAGGGACGTTTGATGAGGTTCTCCAGGGAAGCCAGTGACATCCCCAGCAG GTTCCACCCTCCAGCTGTGGTGGGTGTACTGGGcagtgctgcagctgctgccaAGCTCCTGAGCCTGTCCCCAGCCCAGTGTGTTCACGCCCTGGCTATAGCTGCCTCTTATGCTGGGGCCCCCATGGCCAACGCAGCCACACAGACCAAACCCCTCCACATTGGCAACACTGCCCGGAGAGGCCTGGAGGCTGCCCAGATGGcccggctggggctggagggaaaCCCAGCCATCCTGGACCTTGAGTCCGGTTTTGGTGTATTCTATGCAGACTACAGCCCCAAAGAGCTGGTCGGGGCTACCGTAGGTGGATTCAGATGGCTTCTAGAGGACCAGGATGTGGCCATCAAGCGATTCCCAGCTCACCTGGGGATGCACTGGGTGGTAGATGCCGCGCTGGCTGCCCTGGCTAAGCTGAATGCTGCTGGTGGGCAAAGCGGACGAGGAGAAGGACTGGAGCCCAGCAAGATCAGGAGGGTGACTCTAAGAGTGCCTCCCTCAAGGTACGTGGACCGGGCCTTCCCAACCACGGAACACCAGGCCAGGCACTCCTTCCAGTTCAACGCTTGCTCAGCCCTGCTAGACAATCAGGTGACGGTGGACTCTTTCAGCACGGCCCAGATAGAGAGGCCCCTCCTCAAGGAGCTGTTGGCCAGGGTCAGGGTAGAGAACCCCCAGGACAACCACCCCAGCTTTGACAGGATGTACTGTGAGGTTGTTATAGAGACGGAGCAGAGGGAGAGTTATGGCGCCAGGTGCAATACCTTTTACGGCCACTGGAGAAAGCCGCTCGATCAGAAGGACTTGGAGAGTAAATTCAGAGCCAATGCCTCATCTGTGCTGCCTCAGGAAGGAGTTGAGGGGGTGCTGGATCTGATAGGGAATATAGAGAGCCAGCCTGACTGCTCAGTGCTGGGGTCCTACATGCAGGTAAGCAGCAGTAACAGTATTGTGAGGGAGCTGGAGAGCATCCCCCTCACTAAGgtgaacagacacagacaataa
- the zgc:162944 gene encoding glutamine amidotransferase-like class 1 domain-containing protein 3, mitochondrial, with the protein MGKRVAVVLAGCGVYDGTEIHEASAVLVHLSRFGASVKMFAPNVDQMHVVDHLKGAPTEEKRNVLVESARLARGEIKDLSELGVKEHDAIIFPGGFGAAKNLCSWAVQGKDCTVNDQVKATMQAFHAEGKPIGLCCISPVLAAKVFPGCEVTVGHEKDERSPDVPGTAEAITQLGCKHVNKSVSETHVDEKNKLVTTSAFMCKAPLHEIFDGIGAMVQDVLKLA; encoded by the exons ATGGGGAAACGCGTTGCTGTAGTGCTGGCCGGCTGCGGAGTTTATGACGGCACTGAAATACACGAAGCGTCTGCGGTTTTGGTCCACCTCAGTAGATTTGGTGCAAGT GTGAAGATGTTCGCTCCAAATGTGGATCAGATGCACGTTGTGGACCACTTGAAGGGTGCGCCCACTGAGGAGAAACGAAATGTGTTGGTAGAGAGCGCGAGGCTGGCACGCGGAGAGATAAAAGACCTTTCGGAACTCGGTGTGAAGGAGCACGATGCCATCATATTCCCAG GTGGCTTTGGAGCAGCTAAGAACCTGTGCAGCTGGGCCGTGCAGGGGAAGGACTGCACTGTGAACGACCAGGTGAAGGCCACCATGCAGGCGTTCCATGCTGAGGGAAAACCCATCGGCCTGTGCTGTATCTCACCAGTGCTGGCCGCCAAGGTCTTCCCAGGCTGTGAGGTCACTGTCGGCCATGAGAAGGACGAGAG GTCCCCAGATGTCCCAGGCACTGCAGAGGCAATCACTCAGCTGGGCTGTAAGCATGTGAATAAGAGTGTCAGTGAGACCCACGTGGACGAGAAAAACAAGCTGGTCACCACCTCTGCCTTCATGTGCAAGGCCCCCCTCCATGAGATCTTTGATGGTATTGGAGCTATGGTGCAGGATGTGCTGAAGCTTGCCTGA
- the asnsd1 gene encoding asparagine synthetase domain-containing protein 1 — MCGICCVVSLSPTQIILEKDIDEKLRRRGPNSNCEVTKTSTNPNFNCLFSAHVLHMRGRLTPQPAQDGKGNILLWNGEVFGGLPVKPQENDTDVLCHHLSTCNSANEILSVICNVQGPWAFVYYQQAGDYLWFGRDFFGRRSLLWQFDAAKSHFTLTSVGSYPTNFERPQWQEVPAAGLYRIDVKAFAESGSLIFEVYPWVPQGMHLLSASQELKEGFPSHTAVVISQSGHMIKSPVVPLNVSIPQCSDVVESSSFSQASVKDLEVMLACEGKRLHVNSLIDVLSEAVRKRVQCLPSEHQLSASPDSDQAAIAVLFSGGIDSMILATLAHRHIPAQQPIDLLNVAFKMQKPNMLESTKKTNTHHLKPRDGTASCTQDEFDVPDRITGRLGLIELQELAPDRKWNFVEINVTQEELKKTRQERICHLVHPLDTVLDDSIGCAVWFAARGTGLITEGIDERCFTSSAKVVLTGIGADEQLAGYSRHRACFKNNGHAGLIQELAMDLDRISSRNLGRDDRIIGDHGKEARFPYLDEDVVSYLNALPVWEKADLSKPRGLGEKLLLRLTGKVLGLGDSAVLPKRAMQFGSRIAKMENKHEKASDKCKRLQTS; from the exons ATGTGTGGAATTTGTTGTGTGGTTAGCTTGTCCCCTACCCAGATTATTCTTGAgaaggatattgatgaaaaattAAGGAGACGAGGCCCAAACTCAAATTGTGAGGTTACTAAAACCTCAACAAATCCAAACTTTAATTGTTTGTTCTCTGCTCATGTTCTTCACATGAGGGGTAGACTCACACCTCAGCCTGCACAAGACGGTAAAGGGAATATTCTACTATGGAATGGGGAAGTTTTTGGAGGACTTCCAGTGAAACCACAAGAAAATGATACAGATGTTTTATGTCATCATCTTTCAACTTGCAACAGTGCCAATGAAATTCTGTCTGTTATATGCAATGTTCAAGGACCATGGGCTTTTGTATATTACCAACAAGCTGGAGACTATCTTTGGTTTGGGAGAGACTTCTTTGGCAGACGAAGCTTGCTTTGGCAATTTGATGCAGCCAAAAGCCACTTTACCTTAACATCTGTTGGCTCTTATCCTACTAATTTTGAGAGGCCACAATGGCAGGAAGTTCCAGCTGCTGGTTTGTATAGGATTGATGTGAAGGCATTTGCTGAGTCTGGCTCATTGATTTTTGAGGTTTATCCATGGGTTCCCCAAGGAATGCATCTATTGTCTGCTAGTCAAGAACTTAAGGAGGGGTTTCCTAGCCATACTGCTGTAGTGATAAGCCAATcaggtcacatgatcaaatcACCAGTAGTTCCACTTAATGTGTCAATACCTCAGTGCTCGGATGTAGTGGAATCTAGTTCCTTTTCCCAGGCATCTGTTAAGGATTTGGAAGTGATGTTAGCCTGTGAAGGGAAGAGGTTGCATGTGAACAGTCTTATTGATGTGCTAAGTGAAGCAGTCCGAAAAAGGGTGCAGTGTCTGCCCTCTGAACATCAATTGAGTGCATCACCCGATAGTGACCAAGCAGCAATTGCTGTCCTTTTTTCTGGGGGGATTGATTCAATGATTCTGGCAACCCTGGCTCACCGCCATATTCCAGCTCAACAACCAATTGATCTCCTTAATGTAGCATTCAAAATGCAGAAGCCAAACATGTTGGAATCTACCAAGAAAACCAATACACATCATTTGAAGCCTAGAGATGGAACTGCTTCCTGTACCCAAGATGAATTTGATGTCCCAGACAGGATCACTGGAAGATTAGGCCTAATAGAGCTTCAGGAACTTGCCCCAGATAGAAAATGGAATTTTGTTGAAATCAACGTAACTCAAGAGGAGCTGAAAAAAACCCGTCAGGAGCGCATTTGTCATTTGGTGCACCCACTTGATACAGTCCTTGATGACAGTATTGGATGTGCAGTGTGGTTTGCAGCCAGAGGAACAGGCTTGATAACCGAAGGCATCGATGAGAGGTGTTTTACGTCATCTGCAAAG GTTGTTTTGACGGGTATTGGAGCAGATGAGCAGCTCGCTGGTTACTCCAGACACAGAGCGTGTTTTAAGAATAATGGCCATGCAGGTCTTATTCAGGAGCTTGCTATGGACCTGGACAGAATTTCGTCGAGGAATCTGGGACGTGATGACAGAATCATAGGTGACCATGGGAAAGAGGCTCG GTTTCCCTACTTGGATGAGGATGTGGTGAGTTACTTGAATGCCTTGCCTGTATGGGAGAAGGCTGATTTGTCCAAGCCTCGAGGTTTAGGAGAAAAATTGCTACTGAGATTGACTGGCAAAGTGCTGGGCCTTGGGGACTCTGCAGTACTGCCAAAGAGAGCCATGCAGTTTGGGTCCCGCATCGCAAAGATGGAGAACAAGCATGAGAAAGCTTCAGATAAGTGCAAGAGACTCCAGACATCATAA
- the LOC124485113 gene encoding ASNSD1 upstream open reading frame protein-like, translated as MSSKCQFDSENIFAGRESMVKEVLNKKINEQKIVVDELYNLKKNRKVYSQQPNSNIFFLADRRQCLCSCKHELDNMKKELLDI; from the exons ATGTCTTCTAAATGTCAATTTGATTCAGAAAACATTTTTGCAGGGCGAGAGTCCATGGTAAAAGAAGTACTAAACAAAAAG ATTAACGAACAGAAAATTGTTGTTGATGAGCTGTACAATCTAAAGAAAAACAGG AAGGTATACAGTCAACAACCTAATAGCAACATATTCTTCTTGGCGGACAGACGGCAATGTCTTTGTTCATGCAAAC ATGAACTGGACAACATGAAGAAGGAACTATTGGATATATAG
- the cln5 gene encoding ceroid-lipofuscinosis neuronal protein 5 encodes MSLAVNILCSILIVCFQDIVHSLNIYRKQEWPVPYRRVDQRPEADSYCEALYPFCPTGDRDGRIAYFRDWDVISVFRLQAPVWEFKYGDVLGKMHIMHDAIGFSSAETERNYTMEWYELFQLGNCTFPHLLPDVAAPFWCNQGAACFFEGIDDIHWSQNGTLEKVGEITGSQFNEMAQWVQDDNQTGIYYETWTVRSSPDSNSTVWFESYDCSQFVHRTYRKLNELGAKLASRSQTNYTKIYLYSGEPTYLGNDSTIFGQASMKKLAADIRQFYHPFRPHQSYVDFTLSLMEAYKKVVIDKSFYLYYNFEYWHLPMKYPYIQVTYEEVPLP; translated from the exons ATGAGCCTCGCGGTGAATATTTTGTGCTCAATTCTTATTGTATGTTTCCAGGACATCGTACATTCCCTGAATATTTACAGAAAGCAAGAATGGCCGGTTCCGTACAG GCGGGTCGATCAACGCCCCGAAGCAGATTCTTATTGCGAGGCCCTGTACCCCTTCTGTCCCACTGGCGATAGAGATGGACGCATAGCTTACTTCAGGGACTGGGATGTGATCTCTGTGTTTAGACTTCAAGCTCCAGTGTGGGAGTTCAAATATGGAGACGTGTTGGGGAAAATG CACATCATGCATGATGCCATTGGCTTCAGCAGTGCAGAGACTGAGAGGAACTACACCATGGAGTGGTATGAGCTCTTCCAGTTGGGCAACTGTACCTTCCCTCACCTTTTGCCAGATGTAGCCGCCCCATTTTGGTGTAACCAAGGGGCGGCATGCTTCTTTGAGGGAATTGACGACATCCACTGGTCACAGAATGGCACCTTGGAGAAAGTAGGGGAGATAACAG GCAGCCAGTTCAATGAAATGGCCCAGTGGGTCCAAGATGACAACCAGACAGGGATTTACTACGAGACGTGGACGGTGCGTTCCAGTCCTGACTCCAACAGCACAGTGTGGTTCGAGTCCTATGACTGCTCCCAGTTTGTCCACCGCACCTACCGTAAATTAAATGAGCTGGGGGCCAAGCTGGCCAGCCGGTCTCAAACCAATTACACCAAGATCTACCTTTACAGTGGAGAGCCCACCTACCTGGGGAATGACAGCACCATCTTTGGACAGGCCTCTATGAAGAAACTTGCAGCTGATATCCGACAGTTCTACCATCCGTTCAGGCCGCATCAGTCCTATGTGGACTTTACCCTTAGTCTCATGGAGGCCTATAAGAAAGTTGTGATTGACAAGAGTTTCTATCTTTACTATAACTTTGAGTACTGGCACTTACCCATGAAATATCCCTATATTCAAGTAACTTATGAAGAAGTGCCTTTGCCCTAG